One genomic segment of Triplophysa rosa linkage group LG22, Trosa_1v2, whole genome shotgun sequence includes these proteins:
- the cfap298 gene encoding cilia- and flagella-associated protein 298, producing the protein MVQLHVKRGDESQFLFNTTVDVHVDSLTLQVAAIYNGRLKVDRICSEISELADHGISLPPNMQGLTEDQIIELKLQDEWQERCIPSGGADFKKDEIGRRNGHAPNEKMKDVLRKTMEEAKALISKKQVEANVCLTMDMVKEALDQLRGAVMIVYPMGLPPHDPIRMEFENQEDLTGTQASLQVIPDEEAQLWWASKELQKGKKLQDYIGKNEKTKIVVKIQKRGQGAPAREPLVSEEAQKKMMMHYYKRQEELKKLEEADDDTYLQSEWSDRQALKRQFQGLTNIKWGPR; encoded by the exons ATGGTTCAACTGCACGTCAAACGGGGAGATGAGAGTCAGTTTCTCTTTAACACAACGGTGGATGTACATGTTGACAGTCTCACCCTACAGGTTGCTGCGATCTATAATGGAAGGCTAAAGGTGGACAGGATCTGCTCAG AAATTTCAGAGCTGGCGGATCACGGCATCTCTCTCCCACCGAACATGCAAGGACTGACTGAGGATCAGATCATTGAGCTGAAACTGCAGGATGAATGGCAGGAGCGCTGCATTCCCAGTGGTGGTGCTGACTTCAAGAAAGATGAGATCGGACGGCGAAATGGACATG CTCCGAATGAAAAGATGAAAGATGTTTTAAGGAAAACAATGGAGGAGGCCAAAGCTTTAATCTCAAAA AAACAAGTAGAAGCGAATGTTTGCCTTACAATGGACATGGTCAAAGAGGCTCTGGACCAATTGCGAGGAGCCGTGATGATAGTTTACCCAATGGGACTGCCTCCACATGATCCAATAAGGATGGAGTTTGAAAATCAAGAAGATCTGACTGGAACACAG GCGTCTTTACAGGTGATCCCAGATGAAGAGGCTCAACTGTGGTGGGCATCGAAAGAACTTCAGAAGGGCAAGAAACTGCAGGATTACATtgggaaaaatgaaaaaacaaaaatagtgGTGAAAATACAAAAA AGGGGTCAGGGGGCACCAGCACGCGAGCCACTGGTGAGTGAAGAGGCGCAAAAGAAGATGATGATGCACTATTACAAAAGACAGGAAGAACTCAAA AAACTGGAAGAGGCAGATGATGACACGTATCTACAGTCAGAATGGTCGGACAGACAAGCTTTAAAAAGACAGTTCCAGGGGCTCACAAATATCAAATGGGGCCCAAGGTAG
- the il2rga gene encoding interleukin 2 receptor, gamma a — MWTEQGNQKHHYTFEFRFANYDQLKCPKYHKMNGVNMGCVFPYTETQRFSSLDTWLYYNNGSLATKQTHQLKQQVKLYPPYNLTVEARKDTELWLYWNVTQNKNCIESEVRHRMGNMDWQNKKPSNINFFSLPFPSKKRYEFQVRARVGSACGESKFWSDWSEPVYWGPSKPNNNTDSPVSMSMTSVVLCTVGATIMLIILSCLLVHSERLRIILIPVVPNAGQNVSKYLAAFFDNYDGNVEKWLSISKDLEKGFKPNFTERACPVREYRIVSQSSSDSGSVLSIPTDLSSDYQCMQTYSSASTIP; from the exons ATGTGGACTGAGCAGGGAAACCAAAAGCACCATTACACATTTGAGTTCAG GTTTGCGAATTATGACCAACTGAAATGTCCTAAATATCACAAGATGAACGGTGTTAATATGGGCTGCGTGTTTCCATACACTGAAACTCAAAGATTCAGTTCGCTAGACACGTGGTTGTATTATAACAACGGCAGTTTGGCGACAAAGCAGACGCATCAACTGAAACAACAGG TGAAGCTTTATCCTCCGTATAACCTGACTGTTGAGGCGAGAAAGGACACCGAACTGTGGCTTTATTGGAATGTTACGCAAAACAAGAACTGCATTGAAAGTGAAGTTCGCCACAGGATGGGCAACATGGACTGGCAG AACAAAAAACCATCCAACATAAACTTCTTCAGCTTACCCTTCCCCTCCAAAAAACGGTACGAGTTCCAAGTCAGGGCCCGGGTGGGGTCAGCTTGTGGAGAGTCCAAGTTTTGGAGCGACTGGAGCGAGCCGGTGTACTGGGGACCTTCAAAGCCCAACAATAACACAG ATAGCCCAGTTTCAATGTCTATGACATCAGTGGTGCTGTGTACAGTAGGAGCTACAATAATGCTCATCATACTCTCCTGCTTGCTGGTCCACAGTGAAAG ATTAAGGATAATCTTGATACCGGTGGTGCCAAACGCAGGGCAAAATGTGAGCAAATACCTTGCTGCGTTTTTCGACAACTATGATGGCAACGTAGAG AAATGGCTCTCCATCTCCAAAGACCTGGAGAAAGGCTTCAAACCCAATTTCACCGAGCGTGCCTGTCCTGTGCGCGAGTACAGAATAGTGTCCCAGTCGAGCAGTGACAGCGGAAGTGTCCTCTCAATCCCAACAGATCTGTCATCAGATTATCAATGCATGCAGACCTATTCATCTGCCTCCACCATACCTTGA
- the si:dkey-18a10.3 gene encoding LOW QUALITY PROTEIN: heat shock factor protein 1 (The sequence of the model RefSeq protein was modified relative to this genomic sequence to represent the inferred CDS: inserted 1 base in 1 codon), with product MKQSTVPAFVSKLWALVEAPSTNDLICWSLDCCSFLVQDEQQFSKEVLPLYFKHSNMTSFVRQLNMYGFHKVVHVDAGLAKSDRQIDHVEFQHENIRNGQPLLGLIRRKVSVSRASEDGGQVSQVLVQISHXWQDSSDLKLMALCKDNECLCRELDSLRQKYQQQHKIIRKIIKYISNSVQTNRIKGCKRRLPMIDKPGEFQSAPKYSRSFSVNSTHSTSSLHEIPSLQELDVSPADVYTNGRVISDITCLLDSTPEPHKETILEPPTTLSTFLSSDSSALHGSSFVFSG from the exons ATGAAACAAAGTACTGTGCCAGCCTTTGTCAGTAAACTTTGGGCACTTGTAGAAGCCCCTTCAACAAATGACCTTATTTGCTGGAGCCTA GACTGCTGTAGTTTTCTGGTCCAAGATGAGCAACAGTTCAGCAAGGAGGTCCTTCCCCTTTATTTCAAACACAGCAACATGACCAGTTTTGTGCGCCAGCTCAACATGT ATGGCTTTCACAAGGTGGTGCATGTGGATGCTGGTTTGGCCAAATCTGATAGGCAGATTGATCACGTTGAGTTTCAACACGAAAACATCCGGAATGGTCAGCCTCTGTTGGGCCTCATCCGCAGGAAG GTTTCAGTTAGCAGAGCAAGTGAAGATGGAGGGCAGGTGTCACAGGTACTCGTTCAGATTAGTC GCTGGCAAGACTCCTCAGACCTCAAACTCATGGCTTTGTGCAA AGATAATGAATGCTTGTGCAGAGAGCTGGACTCTTTAAGACAGAAATATCAACAGCAGCACAAAATAATACGCaag ATAATCAAGTACATCAGCAACAGTGTTCAGACAAATAGGATCAAAGGTTGCAAACGGAGACT CCCCATGATCGACAAGCCCGGGGAGTTTCAGTCTGCACCAAAATACAGTCGTTCATTCAGCGTGAATTCCACACATAGCACTTCCTCCCTCCATGAGATCCCTTCTTTGCAAGAG TTGGACGTGTCACCTGCTGATGTATACACAAATGGAAGGGTTATCTCTGACATCACCTGTCTGCTGGATTCCACACCTGAGCCGCACAA AGAAACGATACTAGAACCTCCCACCACTCTCTCCACATTTCTATCATCTGACTCCTCTGCCCTCCATGGATCTAGCTTTGTCTTTTCTGGATGA